The Actinomycetota bacterium sequence CTCGATCTTCTCCCACCGCTAGCCGCCTCTCCGGTAGTTCGGATCCTCTTCGGATCTGACCACGGACAGGCCGCGCTGTTCGAGCCGTGCAACCGCATGGTCGAGCTCATCGGGTCGAGAGAAAGTGAGGTGGAGGCTGCGACGCTCGGCGTGTGTCTGCCCGCAGGTGATCTTGAGGCCGCGGGCACTGGCAACAAGCTCTCCGGAGATAGAGCCCTCCTCGGTCCGATCAGACGCCGCTACCGTCACCGACCGTCGCTCGACGTCGACCTCTACCCTCGGCGAGCGGATGATGTCTTCGACGTCGGCGTCCTCGGTGTCGGCGCGCAGCACCTGGACCTTCTCTGGTGAAAGCGAAAGCTGCAAGGAAGTCCTCCGGTGTGGACGTTTCTACCTACCTACCCGACGAGACGTGGGTTTAACGCGGCCGCTCAGTTCGCCGCAGGTTCGGATCCGACCCACCCGCGGGTGAGAAAGAGCCAGAAGGCGAGGCCGGCGTATTCGCCGTAGCGCTTGAAGCGCCGTTCGATGGTCCGATCCTTCACCTCGCGCCTGCCGGTCAGCCGCGCGTAGGTGGGTCGGGTCCACGAATCGAGGATCAGCCGCGAGTGCCGCCCCAACATCATCATGATGTGCGCCGCCGCATAAGGGCCGACGCCGGGCAGCTGCTGCAGCTGGGCCGCAACCTCGTCGTCGGTGAGGCCCGCGGGAGACGTCGTCGCCCACCTCTCTGGATCGACGCGCCCCTCCGCCACCGTCTCCGCGAGAGCGATGAAGTAGCGTCCCCGGTAACCGGCGCGCACGACGTCTCTATAGAAGTCTTCGCCCGCGGCCATCATCGCTCGAGGACCGGGGAAAGCTCTCCCCCGCCACCCGCTGGCAGGTGCCCCGGCGGCCCGGGGGCCGAGGTGCTCCACCAGAGCGCTCACCATCCGGATCGTGGCGGACCACGCGCAGTTGGTGGTGCAGATCGTCTTCACGATGTCTTCGAACACCGTCGGGCTGCGCAGCATGCGCCCGGCCCCCTGCGCCACCCACGCCAGATCGGGATCGTCTCGCGTCATCGCGTAGAACCCCGACAGGTCCTGATCGAGCCCCAGTACCCGCCGGACGAGCAGCTCTATCTCGGCTCGCGTCGCGGCCGAGGCAGCACGACCCACGATCGCCACCGACACCACGCCCGGCTTCATCTCCCTCACCTCGACGGTGCGCGGTCGCCCATCCCGGAGCGGGAGCGTCATCCGCACGGCGACCGCGTCCGGGAAGGGTTCAAGCGGCGGCAGCGCGGCGAGGCCGTGCGAGGTCAGCGTGCGCTCGAGATCAACGGACTCGCCGCCGGCCCCGACGAGCGGCAACTCGATCGCGGTCACTCGAAGTGGGTGACGAGCTCGAGCACGCGCAACGTGAGACCGAGGTCATCGGCGAAGCCTTCGGCCGGGGATCGATCTTTGAGATCTTCGATGAACGACTCGACGCTCAGATGCTCCGGCGGCACACGGGCAGCCGCCCAGAAGGTCAGCGCGGTCGCCAGCTCCCACGGCTCCCACCACTCCTCGGCGTTCTCGCGCGACCACCGCAAAGCCCACTCCGCCATCTCGGTCTTCGGCCCCTCTTTCAGCCAGTAGACGCCCGCGGCCGCGAACGTCGGATACGCGCCGCCGGTGAAACGCCCCTGCAGATCGGCCTCACCCCGCAGCAGGTCGAAGGCGCGGTGGCCGGGATCGCGCTCGACCGCCAGCAGGCCACAACTCGCGGCTGCCGTCGCCCACACCCGTCCGGCGGCGGGATTGTCGAGATCACCGGGAACGTCTTCGGGCGAGTCCAGCCAGGCCTCGGCGGGTGTGCGCGCCCCCTGCAACCAGTCGGCGGCGCGCGCCGCGGGCGCCGATCCCGCGAGACCGAGAAGCGCGAGGTGACACAGGGCCTCGCCCGTCGCGCCCGGGGATGAACGGCCCGTGGGGCCGACGAACCCGCCATCCTCTGCTTGCGCCGGTATCGCCGGCACCTCGACGGGCTCCTCTCCGCCCAGACGGAGAGCGCGCCACGATTGCCACTCATCGCCCTGCTCGAGGACGCGCTCCAGCGCGAGGTCCGGCTCTATCGACATGCGATGAGATTAAGAGGCAGCAAGTTATGCGTGCCACCCGAAGCGCGCCGCCTTCGGTCGCTCCTCTTGTCTGTCGTCGGGGCTCCTGTTCGGAGGGCGCTGGGGGACGATCGTCAGTCCCGGGAGGTGACTGCGGGGCCCGGACCACGGTCCAGGCGGAGCCACGACTGCGTCCGCGAGCGTGTAGGCGATGTGCTCGTAGTTGATGCGCCAGCCTTGGAAATGCGGCCACGCCTCCTCGGGTGTGCGCTCCATCGGGAAGCCGATCTCCCTCAGCCGGTTCACCCCGCCGACGAACTGCTCGTACGTGAGCTCCGTCGGGTCGTCCGGGAACGGGTCGGGGTCGTACGGGATCCTCAGAACGTCCGCGATGTTGCGGAGACACGTGAACCCCATTCTGAGACACAGTCGTGCTTCTCCGGGCGCGCTAGTCGGAGCGAACGCAAGATAGAGAGCAGCCGAGTCCAGGACCGCGAGCAACGCGAGGACCCACGATCTCAGCGGGTGCGGGCTGCGGAACCAGATCAGCACGGTATAGGTGGTGTGGCTCTCCATCACCTCCGCGGTCCAGCGCTCCCATTCCGCGTACAGATGGCGCAGCTCCTCGATGATCCCCACCATGTGAGCGCGTCCCAGGATCTCCGGCCCCCATGCCGGCGCGCCCGCGCGGCTCTGCAACATCGTCACGAGGGTCTCCCTCTTGTTGAACGCCTGGTAGAGCGTCGGCAGATACGCGATCTGCAGCGCGACCACGATCAAGCCGGTCGCGGCCGCCACGAAATACACGACCGTGGGCCCCGCTCGATCCTGGCCCGCGAACCCAAGCGTCAACATCGACGAGCCGCTCTCCCGCAGTGCCTGACCGATCGTCCCGCCCGTCAGCGGCCACAGGATCAGCGCGAAGCCGAGGAAAAACAAGGTCAGCCACGTCACCAGCAGCGCGAGGAGAGCCATCGGTGCCGCGAAGGCCAGGATCTTGTCCTTCACCTCGTACGACTCGACCAGACGCGAGATCCTGATGACGTTCGTCAGGACGATGCGCCTTCCGACGAACACCGACAGACGGGACGAGACCGCCCGCGGAAGCACGAGGGTCCTGAACAGGCTGCCGGCCGTTCCCACCACGAGTATCAGGCCGACGACGAACGCGATCACCTCGAACACGCTGCGCGCGGCCATGGGCGGAATCCTAGAGGCGGCGCGGGATGGCGTGGCGGGCGC is a genomic window containing:
- a CDS encoding Fe-S cluster assembly protein HesB, translated to MTAIELPLVGAGGESVDLERTLTSHGLAALPPLEPFPDAVAVRMTLPLRDGRPRTVEVREMKPGVVSVAIVGRAASAATRAEIELLVRRVLGLDQDLSGFYAMTRDDPDLAWVAQGAGRMLRSPTVFEDIVKTICTTNCAWSATIRMVSALVEHLGPRAAGAPASGWRGRAFPGPRAMMAAGEDFYRDVVRAGYRGRYFIALAETVAEGRVDPERWATTSPAGLTDDEVAAQLQQLPGVGPYAAAHIMMMLGRHSRLILDSWTRPTYARLTGRREVKDRTIERRFKRYGEYAGLAFWLFLTRGWVGSEPAAN